In Montipora capricornis isolate CH-2021 chromosome 4, ASM3666992v2, whole genome shotgun sequence, the DNA window CTACATTGGCCTCGCAAATCAGTCAAAAATCTTCCTCAGTATTCGTCACACCAGGCCTGGAAGGTTACTCGACCCGTTTTCACGTCTTCAAGGATACAGCAAGACACTTACGCAACGGAGGCGAAGAAACCGGAATTCCAAATAAACTGCAATGGCTGCAAGAAATgcctttaaatattttaaaaggtaCAATAATTACTAAGTGAATTAAGGAGTGTATAAGAGATTTCAAGACCTTTCGAGTCAAGATTAATGAACTGTGGAGGAAAGTTTAACAAGTATTAGGGTGTGGCAATCAGTTACTGAAGTCGAATGATTTAGTTCCCGAAGTTTATCGTTACTTGTTTTGGCTTATTCGAATGCTGTTTTTATGAAGAAGTACATTTTGCAGGAAATACGTTTCAAAACGTGAGAAGATTATAAAATAAAGAAGAACGCCAAGGAAGTTGAAGCTATTATGATTTAAATATGCCTCCTAAAGCCGATATTAACACATTGCTCGGCAGGCGTGACGTTGCAATCAAATCATTGTATGAACTCTTTGAAGAATTTCAAGTTGTATACGGCATAGAACCGGAATTAGAAACCTTGGAGAAAGTTTACAAGGAAATTGAAACGAAATTTAGAACTGTAAAGAAGCAATTAGAAGTAATTTCTGACAAAATCATCGAGAACGGAATTTCTGAAGATGAAACGGTCGTGAAAGCGCATGAAAAAGTTGGTGTCGAAGTTAAAGAAATCTATCTGAAATGTACGGCCAGTTTCGTTACATATCAAAAGCAGTATTCCAAAAAAGGGAAGATCTTGGAAAACCAAGCATTGGCAATTGGTCAAATGAACAGTGCATTAAAAGAAATGGTCCAAGTATtggaatgcaaaacaaatgataaaagtcatggtttagagaaaatTTCGGTGCCCTCATGGGATGGCCAAAGGCGAACATACAATACGAGGAAACACGAATTTACTCACTGgatgaaaaaatataatataGACAATGACGAACAATTACAAAGGTTTCGGAAAGCCTTGCCAAAGAATTAGTGGTCAGATCAGGTTAAATCTTGCAAAACAATAGAACAAGCCTGGGAAATCCTTGATCTCGAAttcggaaacaaaagaaagctaaTAGATGACCTTTTGAAGGACATTACGGACTATAAGCCCGTAAGAAGTGATTCAGAGTCACTTTCGCGCTATGCTACCAAAATAACAGCATTTGTAAATGACATGAATGATAGCGGATGTAATGTAGATAAGTCAGGTGAAGCTCCGTTTGTAATGTCACAGTTACTTTCTAAACTGGACCCTAAAGATAACGTAGAATTCGGACGAGAAATGTTTCGTGAGCATCGCGAAGAAAATGCAAGCAATTTAATCGCATGGCTGCATAGAGAAGCTACCCTTCGTTCAAGAGCGGGTAGAGAAAGGCGAATATTCGAGAGGACGGAACAACGCGCCGCTAGCAACGTAATGGAGAACGATGTCATTGAAGAATTGTGCCCGCTGGGCTGTCAAACAAGACACCTGCTCACAGCCTGCCCAATATTCCAAGGGACTTTAACAGTTGACCAACGGTGGGAAGTTGTGCGTAGACATAACCGTTGTCGCAAGTGCCTCAGAACCCATCACACTAATGAATGTCGGAAGCCCGATGGAACTACATGTGACCAATGCACCAGACGACATCATCGTTTTTTACATAGTGAGGCCCCAAGACCATTGAGTGGACACCGGAATGTCGGTAGAAACCAGAATAGATCTCTCGCATCTGGCAACCGAGTCACGATGAACAGGCAACTTCAGGTTATCGACCCCTCCCAGAGTCAAGAACCAGAAAGAAACGATACAGAAGAATCACAGAATACCTCGGCACAATTCGTAACAGATGTGCGTGGGGGATGCGCCATTTGCCCAGTGCAAAAGGTCAAGATAGAAGACAGCAATGGAAACCAACATGAAGTTCTCGCCATGTTGGACAGCGGTTCCAATACAAGCCTACTCTCAAAAAGCATTGCAAAGAAACTTAACTTGAAAGGAACGCAAACACATCTAACAATGAATCTTGCTGGTGGTCAACAAAGATCAGAGGgatcggaaattttaaatgttgTATTGCGGTCTCTCGAGAACACAGCTGTTAAGAAACTTCTACAAGTGTATTCTGTCAAGAAACCGTGCAGCTCTGCCAAAACATTATCACGAAAAGGAGTGGAATGCTTCCCTCATTTAAAGCCTTTAAGTGACCATCTTCACCTTTCTGGGGGAGCTATTGATCTCCTGATTGGGACCGACTTCTCAGATGCTTTCATCGATTTAGATTCAAAGAATGGCGAAAGTGGAGATCCAGTAGCCAAACGAAACCTATTTGGATGGTACGTGATTGGTCAACTCTGTGAAAATTCCGTGAATCCATCACGTGTGACGTCAGTCCATGTTGGAAGCATAAGCGTCCTAGACGACGTAAAGACACTCTTCACACAAGATTTGATGGGGGTGAAACCTACAGCACTTTGCACCTGCAGTGACGAAACTCTTAAAGAAAACAAGTTCATCAAGTCCGTCACAAGTTCAACACAGATGGTTCACGGTCGACTTCAAGTGCGAATGCCCTGGAAGTTAACTGGACCGCCCAAAAGAAGCAATTTCGACATAGCACTTACGAGAATGTATTCAACAGAAAAAACATTCATCCGCAAAAACTGCTACAAAAATATAGAAACAGAAATCAAAAGGTTGATAGAACAAGGATTCGTGACCAAAGTTCATCCACAGAAAATTAGTCATGTAGAGCCCGAATGGTATTTGCCTTTACAGGCAGTTTTCACACCTGAAAGGTCCACCCAAATACGTCTCGTCTTCGATGCGTCTGCCAAGGGGCATGAAAACCTATCCTTAAACGACTATTTGGAGAAAGGTCCTAACTACATAAACGACCCCACAACAATTCTCTTGGCCTGGAGATGGGAGAGCGTCGCATACACCGGTGACATTCGAAAAATGTTTAACCAAGTGCTCATCCACCCTGATGACCAGGTGTACCACAGATTTCTATGGAGAAAGGAGGCGCAAGGTCAGCCGACAGTTTACCAGTGGCAACGCCTGAATTTTGGAGACAAGCCCGCACCAGACATAGCCATCAGTTGTGTTAACACCCTCGCAAAGTTAGCAGAAAATGAATTTCCAGAAGCGGCAAAAGAAATAAGAGAAAACTCTTATGTGGACGACATAGGAGGATCAAAACATTGCGGAGAAGACGCTAAACACATTACGAAAGAGATTGACAAGATTCttgcaaaagaaaaatttgaaatcaaGGCATGGAATTCTAATCATAAATATGTTGACCAAACCAAAGAAAAGTTCAGCAGCTTCCTTGGGCACAAATGGGATAAATCTGAAGATACGATTTCATTCGCGAAACAGGAAATTGAGAAACCAGCTTTCGCCTGCACAGCGATAGACATGTTCGGACCAATACAGATCCGACTAAGTCGCAAGACACTGAAAGAAGCACAGATtatcatttttgcatgtatGACCCCAAGGGATATTCACTTAGAGCTGGTTACTGACCGAACAACAAACGCTTTTCTCATGGCTTTCCGTAGATTTGCATGCACAAGAGGTCATCCCGCTGTGTGTTGGTCGGATCATGGAACCAACTTTGTCGCAGCTCAGGATTACTTAAGAGAAATTTGCAAACTAGAGAATAAAACGTAAACATTGCTTCGATCTAAAGATCTCCACACTATGGGTGAGTGATTTGCACTATAAGAACAAACAAACCCATTCAAAAGGACTTAAAGCAACAAAGAAGAATAGAAGTCGCTAATGagcaacttttccttttttttaagtgtGATTCCCAGTGGAGATTGAAATTATATAAATGTTCTGGCAAATTAAAATTAGGGGCAGGCCAGAAGAACGCAGGACAAGATTTTTGACTTTGTCAACGCAAACTCGAAGAAACAATAAACGACTTTTTGAAGTGCAAAAACGTCTCCTACATTGGCCTCGCAAATCAATACCTTTTCGTTGAGTGTTCTGTTAGGGAGGTTTAATTTTGATGGACTggaattttttgaaaactaCAACCCCTTGCCATGTATGACTAAGCGGTCGGTCCCTGACataaatgaatgacaaaaggaGGTTTAGTGTCCgctgaataacaaaaacaacaacaaaaatttatttagtCAGGGAATCCTTTTCACTTAAATAAGGTCACTGTTTTGAACATTAAAgagttcatttgtttttcacGTCTGCCAGCCAGACTAATCCATTTAAGGTCACGGAGAATCTGGGCAGATCTCACATCCGAGTCACGCAATCTTTAGTTGCGCAGGCAAATCGTGAAATGTTAcggtgaaatttactgtgacacAAGGGCAATCAAGGCCTCAGTGTAATTCTACACATGTTTTACAATgttatcaaagaaaaaaaaaaacagttgtaTAAAAGACGCAAGAATTATCGCAGACTAGACGTTTATCTCGGGTCACGCTGGAAGGAAACAAACAGAACACGTACAAAGTCAGTCAGTGCAAATAGTTTGAGTAGTAATTTAGCATTTCGTTCGTGCCTGAATTGTTTGCAGATCTGTTTGAAAATATGAAACTTTAAAGTTACTTTAGGCTCAACATATACCTGAGATGATTATACTGTTGTAGTTGTGTTTAAAAGGGAACTGTAATTCTTGTCACGCTCTATGTAGTCGAACTGATGTCAACACGACTTTTGGTTCTTTCTGGTTTAAATGAAGTGGAGTATTaaaagtcaacaattaaaaGCAATAAgaacttaagaaaaaaatcgTGTGATTGCATTACTTTCCTCTTTTTTATCGAAGCGGCTTAAAATTCGATGAAGTTCTCTGAAACATGAGCGATTTTCAATATAATTAAATGAATTGTTGCTTTTGATATGAAATTTTCTGtttgtcattttctttatgAATTAATAGAGCTTTCCAGAATCTAAACAATTTATATTTTACGAAATGACTGTCAGAACAATAATTTTAGTTTCATTTAAAGAGATTATCTCCGTATGTTAAGTCAACGCAAAGTCAGAATTGCTCTCCCTAGGTGCAATTTTTAACCGATGTGCACGGCGAAAAAACAGCGTTGCCCAAAACTTTTTCTGCTGACTTTAAGAGAGAAAACACCGAGTTTGACTAGGATGCTATAATCTTTACAGTAGCGAAATGGCCATTGGAGATATTTTACCTTAAAACCGGCTTATTTTGGGAGGCCTAAATGCATGGTTAATTATTAACCTCCATTGATGGACAAGGTATCAATCAAATTGACCGATTATGCCTGCCTTGTACGCAGGAAAGATAGGCATATCTACATGCAGAGCCAAATtatcattggttgaaaaggCTAAATTTAAGAGCACTGTGTTCTTACTTAATTTcagggtattttttttttttagattttcatGACAAAACCGAGGGGGGTGGTCTAGCTCCCCCCGGAAATATCCAAAATGCAAACTGCTTTgggttttttagttttttgagTAAGTCTTAAATTGTGATCAAGTTTCGTGGCAATCCGTGAAATGACATGTAGCACACCTGCCTGGTCTACCCCTGGATATGCTCTTAAACCATCCTTTGCGTGGTCCAAATCGTGGCAGCCATATTACCAGAAGAAGTGTACACAATCAACATATTGAGCGTtcttaagttgtttattacatGGAAAACTGTGGTATACAAGACCCTCCTGAGCAAGCTCACCTTTTTGCTTTGCATTATGTGTACTTACCACGAATACAAAGAAATCTGGACCTGTTTACCGTTGGTCACAATGGATGCCCACTGAGCTCGGAACATAATGCTTCACCTGAGCAGTTGTTTATTCAGGGGATGCTATTAGTAGCAGACAGTGAGCAGAGAACATCCAGTGAATTTGCTAATCACATAAAACTATTCCTTTTGGAACTTTGAAGACTTCCCTTTTACAAACTTTTCCCTGTTTAAAGGGAGACCAATGAAGGGCATTGCTATTTATGATATTGTCGTCGTTTTTCAGACTGAAAATGATGGATATGGCATTGACCTGGATGGACCTGCACCCTCTGAGGAATGCGATGGTCCCATTATTAATGAAGTAGCATTTGTGGAGGTGCCTTCTACAGGATTCCCACTGGGAAACAAAACATGGGAATTACAAACAGCTTCTATTGATCCATTGCGTGATTCAGATGTTAATGGCGTGGACATATACCTAGAAACAGTTAGGTTTATTCAAAACATGGTATAGAGTTCATGTGCAAAAGTGCCAGGTGTTCAACagttttccttctttcttttagtCTCTTAGCTGAACAAATTTCTTATCAAAATCATTATTGTCAGGGTCAAGCAACAACAAAGACATCTTGTGTTATCCCTATGTTACTGCAAATATAACTTGAATCATTTTTCCAATAAGACTGATAGAGAAAGAAACTTGAGCATGCAAAATATGCATACAGGCGAAACAACTCAAACTGAATTTTATCCAAACTGTTACTTATCTCAGGGTTAAGTGTTAAAATGTCCTGCAACAAAAAGAGTTCTGATTTGTTCCACCTCCCTGAGTTTGTCATAAATTGAAATATCATGCCCAGTTCAAAGAGATAAATATCCCCATGCACCATATTTCAATGCTTTTGTCAGATTACTCTTAAAAGAGGAAACATAGGAAAGAAATCATTGTTTATGTAGTTCTTTAAAATTGCTCTTATGCGGACCGCGATTCTGTTTTTCGTGTTTCAAATTATGTTCTTCCAAATCCGGGTCTTCAGGAAGCTCGGCCGCATTGGTCTGGAGCGAGTAATAAGTTATGCATACTTTTCCTGCGGAAAGAAAATTTATCCCTCTCTCTGCAAAGCTGCAAGATGGCGGAAGGCAGCAGTTCTCGTAGTTCGTCTTGTACGCCTTGTGAGAGAGCAGCGAGCCTGCTTCGGGTTGTACAAAACTTACTTCAAAACTCTGACAAAGATTCTCCAAAGAAGCAAGGAGTTGTGGCGAGTGATACTGCTCCGCAAAATAGCAAGTCTGCTGGACAGGATTAGGACAGTAACAGACAAGGGCATATCATGCAGGATTTTAGAAGTCTTTTTGCCAGGTATTCAGCTTCATCATGGAATCAGTCATTACTGACACAACCTCCACCAGCAAAGCACCCAAAGAGTGGCTCTTACGTTCGAAAGGAAACATGGATGCACAAGTTTTTGTGTTTAGCTGATCGTGCAGCTGAAAGGGCGCTGTCACGCAGCCAAAAGTAGCCTCTTCCTGGTATTCAGTTAGTTGGGGCGCAGCACAAAAATAATGAAGAAAAAGCGTGCAAAGGGAGGCTAGGGAACACCTGTGGTCAAACTGAACAAAAGGCCGTTGTGGTATACCAGGATCTGGTATatcctctgattggtcaattttgacagaTTGTGTCAACACTAGAACGCTAAGAGCAGGAGGATTGCATAACAAATCTGATCAATGGAAAAGATGTTTTTGCAATCTTTCCTACCGGTTTTGGGAAGAGTTTGATCTTTCAACTGTTTCCATGTGTCATGTCTTCCATGCTTCCATGAATGAAAAAGACGACGCCATCTCCACAATCATAGTCACAGTTTATTTAGGTGCTCCATCCGGAGATCTAAAGGAATGTTCCCCCCAGCTTTTCCTAGGCTATTAAAAAAACCTGTTAAGCAACACCTCCAATGCAATTCCTTTAGGCAGGATAGCATATATCTTagcgaaaaaaagcaaaacaacatAAGCATATTTCACTCTGTGGTGGCAATGGAGAAGCAGAAGTGCAATTTTGGTCTtcttactgggttgccagtatggcaatcccagtcggaaagttggtgggatttgttcgttttattattattatttttttccgtgtcggtaaaagtcttgcctgtcactcccctggtaagtggtgtctttgtgcatagagccttctgcacgtattttcttaggatcgagagggtagtgaaaatgcgtagatttctctggtggacacagtagaatcattaacgtagcctgcaatggcgtcaaaagtcatgtaacgcgaatggcgttttcgtgcatctttaaacaaaatatatcctaATGGAACATCAataggataaacaagacaggctgtgaatccggaatctggaatcttaaaagtgacgagtaatggacttcgacaacaatcttttgcccgtcgagccaaaatcaaagtgagctgtagttcgAATATTTTgtcaagtgtgctgttatgtacaacactgaaaccaaatgaacaattctctggtaactcagtatgggttcaacaaagacagagaaggaatccataaagtggatctgttatctcagttgtttcgctatttgtatttacctgttctcaactctccacagtcttccggtaacaattggaaatttcaccaATTCACTGgcatcgaaagtcattgtaacatgaatggcgttttagtggatatttaaagaaaatataccctcatggagctcaagaatggatcgtcaattgaatgaacaagacagcgctgaaaaataaatgtctggattttaagcgatgagtaatggtcttcgacagcaatttcattttttgcctttggatatcaagtgagctttgtttctaatattttactaacttggtattatataaaacactgaaatcaaatagcaacttttttatggatttaacaaacattgaaggaattgaactccttgaatgtatcacagtgtttactcaagtcgcatcttagttgtctggcaatttacatttacatttacctgtattttgtactcacctctgcaaaggtgtaaaaaatttggaaatgtgacagtgtaGAATTTTTTGAATGATagttgttgtctcttttgtgcttcatcaTTTACAGTCAAGGTTCCGAGtcaaaaagggtttgatgtgaacagtcaaaaatttatttaattgcatctcttgtttgcacgcatgAAATTGAAATACTGTAGGAAGGTTTTTTTTGCCTCtgatagtaaatatgttgtttgtttcaattttcgagcttaacaaatttgcatacctgggttgaaatgtgatatgcgaggatttttgataaataacctcatcaTGGAGAGTAAATTCTTGtctttccagaaacaatggccaAACTCAAGAGTTgcacgattgtgatctttgtgttgaatttgcacatttcttgtcaaactttataacacttgaaagaaaaagaaaactaacaaaaacaaaaccttgtatcttgccatcGTTTGACACCgtggtaacttcatcacggcgcccgctgaatccgatgtcacttcgattttgcgctttacttttgcagccaaaagtacagtagcaaaattgaacgtagcaaaaatctcccaaaatattTGTTGTttatcgtaactttttatattctgggttcaaaattaatgttgttgctgatgacaaaacattttattcttgatcgaccatcctgaaaacttccttctgctgttcctaaaaactgtgtatcattATTTATTCactattttttaggtcacccatcgaAATACTAACCCTGGTGGACAGGGAAActtcaatgaacttttgtaaaatagaaagctgtcagacgctcagagtgcacgcttaaacttgtgggggaacttggaaatgatcaacatttcAGTGTAGAAGCCAAtgtctcgattcccttttattttcttcaatctttctgggttcggTACTTTGtgagtaaccacatgtcttctcagggggctatttacctaagacgtTTAcaatggcactacaatgatagacaataccaaaacaatatcgtgcactgttagagctacatattacgcaaggacaacttgaatctcctggaagacaacacacagctcagttgacattatggaataaattgctgtgttacttcactaccacacgtaagcaatgcgtgtcaattttttctaaagaggacaggaatttcgtCTTTcggacaaatgattaattaataggccagtagccaggtttttatcctcagaaaaggatctgtttcgtcataCGAATGTGCAAGGATCTGTGAGCctaagggcctctgctggtatgacttct includes these proteins:
- the LOC138046507 gene encoding uncharacterized protein, whose product is MNDSGCNVDKSGEAPFVMSQLLSKLDPKDNVEFGREMFREHREENASNLIAWLHREATLRSRAGRERRIFERTEQRAASNVMENDVIEELCPLGCQTRHLLTACPIFQGTLTVDQRWEVVRRHNRCRKCLRTHHTNECRKPDGTTCDQCTRRHHRFLHSEAPRPLSGHRNVGRNQNRSLASGNRVTMNRQLQVIDPSQSQEPERNDTEESQNTSAQFVTDVRGGCAICPVQKVKIEDSNGNQHEVLAMLDSGSNTSLLSKSIAKKLNLKGTQTHLTMNLAGGQQRSEGSEILNVVLRSLENTAVKKLLQVYSVKKPCSSAKTLSRKGVECFPHLKPLSDHLHLSGGAIDLLIGTDFSDAFIDLDSKNGESGDPVAKRNLFGWYVIGQLCENSVNPSRVTSVHVGSISVLDDVKTLFTQDLMGVKPTALCTCSDETLKENKFIKSVTSSTQMVHGRLQVRMPWKLTGPPKRSNFDIALTRMYSTEKTFIRKNCYKNIETEIKRLIEQGFVTKVHPQKISHVEPEWYLPLQAVFTPERSTQIRLVFDASAKGHENLSLNDYLEKGPNYINDPTTILLAWRWESVAYTGDIRKMFNQVLIHPDDQVYHRFLWRKEAQGQPTVYQWQRLNFGDKPAPDIAISCVNTLAKLAENEFPEAAKEIRENSYVDDIGGSKHCGEDAKHITKEIDKILAKEKFEIKAWNSNHKYVDQTKEKFSSFLGHKWDKSEDTISFAKQEIEKPAFACTAIDMFGPIQIRLSRKTLKEAQIIIFACMTPRDIHLELVTDRTTNAFLMAFRRFACTRGHPAVCWSDHGTNFVAAQDYLREICKLENKT